The DNA window ggacagaCATAACATGAGCTAATTATACATtactcctccacagagtggaccagcagagaGCAGAGGTTTCCACTGGTCAGTCTGCACAGCAACATCAAACACACCTGGACTCTGTGGTTATGGTTTGTAGTACTACGTTtacatttgttcttttcagtcacctctatgctgcactttgtggaccagaggattgtcagtgtgtccaacataaGTCAGAGTTtgggctccatgatttcagtcagattggggtgactgtagctcaggaggggagcaggtcagctACTAGTTAGGTTTGTGAATCAAACCCTGGCTGGCAAATGTACTGGGTAACGTACTAAACCCAAGCTgccctctgatgcatccatcagagtgtgaaagaaagtatttaagcatagaacaatgtgcttggttgaatgaggcatgttgtataaatgcTTTGTGTGCACAGAGTATCAAAGagagctatataagaaccagtccatttaccactggGTAATTCATATAGTCTTCTTTTCCAgcggctggaggacaacatcaccatgtttgtgaagaacgagctgaagaagatccagaagcttCTGAGTCCAGATCACCCAGAAACTTTAAAGAGCCAGATGGAGGATGAGGAGATGTTTGAAGGAGAGGatgaagatgaaagaaagagctGCAGAGAAGCATTTCTGAAGATCACACTCCACTTCTTGAGGAGACTTAAGCAGCATGAGATGGCTGACcatctgcagagcagtaagagaaTTTCTCTAAAGACTGAATATTGATCTTTCCTAATAGCTCAAGAAATGGACCAATAGACATTCATCCTTTCAGGGTACTGAAAGGCTatgatatttattatataatatttttttctgaatttcttACCTTCAGAAATATTTGCTCCACTCTGTAAACGTGAACTTAAAGCccaactgaagaagaagttccagtgtgtgtttgagggcatcgctaaagcaggaagcccaaccctcctgaatcagatctacacagagctctacatcacagagggagggactgcagaggtcaatgaggaacatgaggtcagacagattgaaacagcatccaggaaaccagacagaccagaaacaacaatcagacaagaagacatctttaaagcctcaccaggaagagacgaaccaatcagaacagtgctgacaaagggagtggctggcattgggaaaacagtcttaacacagaaatacagcctggactgggctgaagacaaagccaaccaggacatccagttcatatttccattcactttcagagagctgaatgtgctgaaagaggaaaagttcagcttggtggagcttgttcatcacttctttaatcAAACTAACGAATCAGGAATCTGCAggcttgaagacttccaggttgtgttcatacttgatggtctggatgagtgtcgacttaatTTGGACTTCAACAAAACTAAAATCCTGACTGAAAcaagaaagtccacctcattggatgagctgctgacaaacctcatcagAGGGAACCTGCTCCCTTCTGCTCGCCTTTGGATAacaacacgacctgcagcagccaatcagatccctcctcagTGTGTcgacatggtgacagaggtcagagggttcactgacccacagaaggaggagtacttcaggaagagattcagagatgaggagcaggccagcaggatcatctcccacatcaagaaagctcgaagcctccacatcatgtgtcacatcccagtcttctgctggatcactgctacagttctggaggatgtgctggaaaccagagagggaggagagctgcccaacaccctgactgagatgtacatccacttcctggtggttcaggccaaagtgaagaaggtcaaatatgatggaggagctgagacagatccacactggagtccagagagcaggaagatgattgagtcactgggaaaactggcttttgatcagctgcagaaaggaaacctgatcttctatgaaccagacctgacagagtgtggcatcgatatcagagcagcctcagtgtactcaggagtgttcacacagatctttaaagaggagaaacaACTGTACCagaacaaggtgttctgctttgttcatctcagtgttcaggagtttctggctgctcttcatgtccacctgaccttcatcaactctggactcaatctgctggaaaaacaacaaacaagctCTCAGACAGAGAAATACTTCTACCAGTGTGCTgtggacaaggccttacagagccccaatggacacctggacttgttcctccgttTTCTCTTGGGTCTGAAGACTAATCAAACTCGTTTGCAAGGCCTCatgacacaaacaggaagtagctcaaaGACCAATCAAGAAGCAgttcagtacatcaagaagaagctcagtgaaaatctgtctgcagagaaaagcatcaatctgtttcactgtctgaatgaactgaatgatcgttctctagtggaggagatccaacagtccctgagttcaggacgtctctccacagataaactgtctcctgctcagtggtcagctctggtcttcatcttactgtcatcagaaaaagatctggatgagtttgacctgcagaaatactttgcttcagaggaggctcttctgaggctgctgccagtggtcaaagtctctaaaaaagctctgtaagttataaagtttttattatttaatttggttggtatgttatggaaaacacactgccatgaacctctgttttgtttttgtcaaaatcacTGTAATATAATCACTGTACCTTTATATACATGTGACTTGTATTaatgctgctgccctcttgtggctaaAGTGTAATTATGTTCTTGTTATTAGGGAGGATTTGAGAGTAACATGCCAAGTGAGTCAGCACCTTCGCTTTAGCTTAAAAAATCCAAATTCTTATGTCATCAGTTATAGTTGCATGTATTCATTATCATAATTTAACCTTTAATATTGATGtcttaaaattattttgagtaaactaatgttaaggttcaaatattggggaaggagagtacaaacaaccatggtccagaacttggtcaaacaattgattttaatgaaatacacgcgtgggaagaccagCTCCGTTCGCAGACCGGGCTGATctccgacttaatcaaagcataaacagatattttataccatCAGGGCTTGAATTTAATGACGCCCTCTCATACGTCACAAACAGAATATAtgcatacgtcaaatcaaaaccacaatgacttttaacacagtttaaaagaacattATCTCCTATCTTCATGGCAGGtacttcctgtcactgccggatgctcgctTATCATCGTGAcacatcagcagcagttctgcgacaaactgctcttttgcAACCCCgagcaaaacatgattaaacttccacctataaatgattctcttTAACTAAGTGTGTGTCTCGTCCTTAAAGGCTCCTCAAAATAACCTGCACTTAGACTCTGCTTTCGGTTTCAGTTCTGCAAAAGGCACACTCTTCAAacctgcaacttcctgtcagcctgcaacttagtctttctgaaagacacacactgtttaaacatctgaatgcaatatcaattctgtagattatattattaatgcaatggtaatgatgatgattattaacaaTAGCAGCAAAATATCTCTCCAATCTCATTACTCCCTCTctcgacctctggaacaccagaggtcacAATACATTGTGTTGGGTCACTCCTCGGCCCACTCAGCTGCTTCCATGTCCATCCATGGCATCATGGACATCGGGGTCACCACTCCCGCTCTGACCCTCTCTAGCCGTCCTCTGGCTCAGCAAATCAGACAACCTCATGTCATCTAAGTGGTCCAGTAATAAACACCAGCTCCCCCTCGAGAACACTCCATGCGTAAGATTAGGTTTTTTCTGCGTCCCTCTCTTGTGGTCCATCATGCCTCGGGCCTCCAGGATCCTCACCCCcctgtggtcgccgagatctTCTGCAAAGCAAACcaaacaccttttcctgcacctccctaacttatcatctttgggactctttaatcaaaagcctgatcctaattatcttcttgacttattgacttgtatttatatatattcttcaacgttactcatcattttaaaactcttaaaacgCTGCTTTCACGTCCCTGCATGCGTTTCCTGTCGCTTGCCTTATCtaatcatcaacatcctgtacaCAGAAGTCTCGCTGCTGCAAGGCCTCCACTCTGACCTAGAATCTCCTTTCACAAGAAAATCATTATAAGCGCCTATTCTACTAAAagatccaaaaaaaaaacaaccactttaatcaattaagtttaaacatataagcaattactcctgcATACATTTTATCACAGCTAAACgctgccttgaaacaactcctgtgtgttaacactaacttcattttaaaacttacatttcctatgttataaccTGTTTTTGGtacagcctttttatttcatcttgCTCCTTTGATGTAACAATACCTTCTCATTCtagtttatcagacttaaccaaaatatatgctttccttcctttgGTCCTTCTCTAAAGCAAGAAACTCCTAttcagttcctcttttctgtcactTGTTACAGGGCCAGCTCAAGTTCAGTTAAACGCTAAATTAATttgaggccttttgcctggaatcaatactgtcatgtgtgtttatggactctatatgtctgtgagcgtgtgcaatccttcaATAACTCATATCatcctcacagtagattggctaATCATAGCGCTAGCCAAAGGCTCGTGACCCACAAGAGACGAATTGAGCCACAACTCCCTTAAaggcacaaaatgcaatatgtataaaaagtcATTTCTACGTATAAGCTCTCCCCTTtatcctaaaaataaatctatgtaatatctgtatgtgtgtcttctattcattaatgtaattgtcagttattttctctctttattttaccttctttttgtttacctcTTTGTTTGTGACGTGGACATCCCTAAACCATCCTGAGTTCCGGCTTCAATTTCAACCCAATTGTACCCTCTATTCTCGCAGTCGAACTCGTCTGGGCTTCACCTTCCCACTGGCCCCTGTGCCCTTCTCTTAGTGTCCTTTGTTGTCTTGTGATCCCCAGcaaacacagtctgtttcttctctgtttcttctccgttgctcttttcagtattttccttttAGATTAAATCCCAGCCTGGCAAAATATCCCATTCAGTGTCTTTAAACAGTTATGTCACACTGTTCTTACCAGCCTGCAGTTCACCGTGCATTTTCCATCACGTGCTTTTCTtccatgctgctgctggtaTCGTCAGTGTAGTTTCAGTTGCACTGTCTTTTGCCTGCTGTTAATTCTTGAAGTCCACGATGTTCTGTcggtcttcatcaggagattaactgtcctatgagcttcttctcaggatcGGGACAAGTGGGaggtcaagctgtaaaattttaagccaaaatctgGCCTGTTTTCCTCCCAATTCTGTTAATCAATGGTTTTGTACTCAAGATTCTAGGTTGAAAGAAGTCCACCTGTATTGACACACTAAAGCATACAATtaatatccttttcatttcttttcttaaaacctCCATTTGCTTCATCTGCCTGGAGTTTACCTCgtatgtttctctctctgtgtgctcaCTTGTCACAGTCAGTTCCTTTTATGGGCATGCAAagttcctgtcacacacaccaTTTCCTGTCAACCTTGCAGCTGCTCAGAaccatattttctgtttctatctctcctgttttgttttttttacaggctAATAAAACTCTTGTTTTACTAAGTCTTGATCTAAAACAATTCACCCTTATTTCACGCACACACTTCTAAATATACTAAATTCTTTGCGTTTGTCAGatcgtctcacacacacaccgcctTTTCTCTCACACTTCCACTTCTGCACTCACTCTACTATCAACTTTcatagtgttattattatttattattttgtacaaatcACACCCAATCACTCAAAACCTGCTACTCACAGCATTCACACACTTAAACTGTGACAAGAGTTGAGGAATATACTCACAACACGCTTTCCTAAGAGTATTTCAGACATGCCTTTCATAATCAGAAAGAGCAAGTCAAAGAAAACAATTGAAACCTCTATTAATTCTCACAGCACACACAtagaatagaaaaaataaaacacaccagcattTATTGCTGATGAGAGGTTACTCCTAAAAGTAATATGTTAGtcttaaatatatacagtgcactcactatatttatatatcaaaactcagtcaattactatacattcactacggcaactcaaaactttatttatagccctctaatgaacataaatggcgtcttaaacacacactcaacaatgtttgcagcagtatttgtaaaaccaactgtggtttaaacagttcactgctgactaatttgcattttcacactcacacacacacagtctaaaaatagctccagcactgcctcagactcctttcacacagagatctcttattttatattacaaagacgtcttatatttacaaccactgtcacatctgtcagctttagcgcctaAACAATTTCAACAAATTTAAGTTAACGGTCCAACCgataaagtccaacttttttgtgatcaattaaccagtatctgtccaacagtttctggcctcatctctaaaatccctaactcaatttaaaagcgtcaaccaacccaaactttgcctgaagctctatttttggcatttcacagccaaggcttaccccgaagttttaagttaaagttacacgcccgaagtccaacttctgctggccaaaaaagcgcagactaccgttccaaacggtaaggagactctaactcctagttattctggagtgccccaagctccacagtgaccaactgACTATCCCTCTTCGAGGACAATGCCTAAGCGTCCTTGGCATTGGCAAGCGTTACCTCTGAGCACTGTGCTTCCTATCAGTCCAACTGACGTTcttgaataatttataatactttggaacaacagtaaaacagccaaaaaagTGTAAGACTGAAGCAGGTCCAACCTTATAACCAATACGGGCTCCACCCCAAACAATAAGCAAATTCCCTAATATACTAAAATCActcagcagtccaactgctttcCACGGTCCAACCGTATTAAATCCTTTAGCGGTCCAACCGCATTCAATCATTTTTAGCAGTCCAACCGCATTAAATCCTCAGTACTGTCATGAgattctcatcaaaatcaaagcagacattccccagtaatttcagtgagtagactttaatttgtaatgtccaatttggcacactttggaaataattcaacaggtagtgccttacctttggaTAAGCGGCTTAGAACAacaatgagaaaaagagagctgattattagctcatcaaaacacaaaacaaaatcacaatgaattatcggttaatttcatttaaaataattcattaagtATTTATGTACAATTCAAATTAGTTAATTAcatattttgttggtttgttttctattttaattattttactgacacatttaatgaattatttaatgatctatttatttaattcacgttGCTACTCCTGGCCCTGCATCGCtgttcataaatacattttatttgtcagcttcacccatcaaagtcagggggcggggttaatgctGATCAAGTCAACACCATTGCTTTGGTCTGGTGGGCGTTCTTTTAGTGGGCTTTTCTCAATACTAAGTAGGCCTACACACCagggtttggacatgtgtggaCCCAAACTAtacttttacccttttttgtgtgtcaccaaatacactTTAATATTTTCTAGACAAGAATGTAGTGGCGTAATCTTTAAgctcttttggctccaaacagaagtgacagacttgagcagggttcatttaaaggctgacagaagtggagtggtgacggggagatgtttgacaggacagtgtttcagcctccacaggttcatgttgtgctccatcagtcagtgaagatgaagtcagtgctgatgaggctgtagagtgtgtgagggatgtgaatgaggatgatgaagatctgatgatagcagataaaaacaggctgcagagactttgagccatacagggcacacagtgtgtgtacagaacagctgaaatcattatggaggcctcactggaatatggaagcatcacagtacagcttcagtgaagcattaaagtctctgatatgagatgagaaatgaagcagccagagctttttcacgagtggaaatccactgtgactgtgagctgctgctacagcctccagattagccagcagctcatcctgctcaacatggacctgtggtcagagtgtgtgctggataatccggcccaggatgaggccaaactgacatgggatgaaatgtctgtcacataattgagcttagtgtagtttcatttctgcacaatttaaaaacaaccaaaactttgttctgtcttttctatgttatactgtagactttctttgatactgtgtccaaaacgagcagcttttactttgaaggggaggcgtctctgtttcctcttcaggttggatgatggaagcaaattagtagctgtgtcccaaaacgtcggctgcatcctccagaggctgcatttgaaggccgattacatcacagcCAGGCGATGAAGGCTGTCCGTATttgtcgactccttcaaatgtgcccgacaaatgcgtccttcatttccccgaatttgaaggattcgtcgggtgtgtccttcgtggcccaccatatcccagaattcatagcgcggcccagccaaatttcagctgccaacaatggcggctgctactaagttttcaaattactcttattaatctttctgggtcacaaaataaacttttaacatattttcaggcgagaaagtagctgtgtaaacttcaaatatctgcttggtttatcaagacatcgcatatttgcaaaagtgtgccgacgttttcggagacgtctgttccCCACCCGCTCGCTAGCaagccggggggttcaatggtcactccagccggcgagagcagcggacgcccggcttcatcgttttcagaccccgctctttcgctactcaggtgaaacacgatatataagtcactcggataacttaaaaatgtaattgtttgccttttttctgtgttttatttgttccggagtaaatcggtttggctgagatcaaagttcctccgggattttcacacagctgaataaacgttaaacaggaaactgattaaacagaagtgtgagacggtcgagagtttacgccagtgtcctgttatattttagatagcaaggagcagacggccgagtttattaaactccaccaacacagcGGTGacacaaatctgaaggctagaccgtcccatttcacagcctcgcacttccagccttttcggtctttgaaggacccggcccacgtagaccgcgaataccgggtcctccgaaggatgcagccgacgttttgggacacagctagtgtgtgatgttctttcagtgttgcactttgt is part of the Maylandia zebra isolate NMK-2024a linkage group LG3, Mzebra_GT3a, whole genome shotgun sequence genome and encodes:
- the LOC143416844 gene encoding protein NLRC3-like, producing MFVKNELKKIQKLLSPDHPETLKSQMEDEEMFEGEDEDERKSCREAFLKITLHFLRRLKQHEMADHLQSKIFAPLCKRELKAQLKKKFQCVFEGIAKAGSPTLLNQIYTELYITEGGTAEVNEEHEVRQIETASRKPDRPETTIRQEDIFKASPGRDEPIRTVLTKGVAGIGKTVLTQKYSLDWAEDKANQDIQFIFPFTFRELNVLKEEKFSLVELVHHFFNQTNESGICRLEDFQVVFILDGLDECRLNLDFNKTKILTETRKSTSLDELLTNLIRGNLLPSARLWITTRPAAANQIPPQCVDMVTEVRGFTDPQKEEYFRKRFRDEEQASRIISHIKKARSLHIMCHIPVFCWITATVLEDVLETREGGELPNTLTEMYIHFLVVQAKVKKVKYDGGAETDPHWSPESRKMIESLGKLAFDQLQKGNLIFYEPDLTECGIDIRAASVYSGVFTQIFKEEKQLYQNKVFCFVHLSVQEFLAALHVHLTFINSGLNLLEKQQTSSQTEKYFYQCAVDKALQSPNGHLDLFLRFLLGLKTNQTRLQGLMTQTGSSSKTNQEAVQYIKKKLSENLSAEKSINLFHCLNELNDRSLVEEIQQSLSSGRLSTDKLSPAQWSALVFILLSSEKDLDEFDLQKYFASEEALLRLLPVVKVSKKALLRGCGLSEISCDYLAAALKSNPSHLRQLDLSYNNNLQDSGVKHLCGFLESPGCGLETLGLSYCGLSEINCDYLAAALKSNPSHLRELELWGNNLKDPDVKQLSDLQQSPDYRLETLEWRI